One window from the genome of Abditibacteriota bacterium encodes:
- a CDS encoding Gfo/Idh/MocA family oxidoreductase, with translation MSKKTKVAIIGVGGISEVHIAGYKANPDVELYAFCDINEKRLKEKGAKHGITRLFTDEAEMLKALPEIEAVSVCTWNAAHAPCAIMALNAGKHVLCEKPMALNSKQALEMKAAAEKNGKVLMIGFMRRFGTNMRVLKDFVDAGDFGDIYYAKARYIRRNGAPGGWFGDKSRSGGGPLIDLGVHIIDMVRYIMGKPQPVSVYGATYDKLKNRPDIKKLHAGYTASDAGTDKPKFDVEDMATALIRFDNGAVLHIEVSFSLNIPQDDEENVEIYGDKAGAVLFPNLTIYTQQNNYLTNVTLAQGVPHEFHSMFEIETAHFIKCVRDGIECINPAEDGVALMKILDAVYESARTGHEVIIK, from the coding sequence ATGAGCAAGAAAACCAAAGTTGCCATTATTGGTGTCGGAGGTATCTCCGAGGTGCATATCGCGGGCTACAAGGCCAACCCCGACGTGGAGCTGTACGCCTTTTGCGATATCAACGAAAAAAGACTGAAGGAAAAGGGAGCGAAGCACGGCATCACCCGCCTTTTCACCGACGAAGCCGAGATGCTGAAGGCCCTGCCCGAGATAGAAGCCGTCAGCGTATGTACCTGGAACGCTGCCCACGCGCCCTGCGCCATCATGGCGCTGAACGCAGGCAAGCACGTATTGTGCGAAAAGCCCATGGCCCTCAACTCCAAGCAGGCCCTGGAGATGAAGGCCGCTGCCGAAAAGAACGGCAAGGTGCTGATGATAGGCTTTATGCGCCGCTTCGGCACCAACATGAGAGTACTCAAGGACTTTGTGGATGCGGGTGATTTTGGCGACATCTATTATGCCAAGGCCAGATATATCCGCCGCAACGGCGCCCCCGGCGGCTGGTTCGGCGACAAGTCCCGCTCCGGCGGCGGTCCTCTCATCGACCTGGGAGTCCATATCATCGATATGGTCCGCTACATTATGGGCAAGCCCCAGCCTGTCAGCGTTTACGGCGCTACCTATGACAAGCTGAAGAACCGCCCGGACATCAAAAAGCTCCACGCCGGCTACACCGCTTCCGACGCAGGAACGGACAAGCCCAAGTTTGACGTGGAGGATATGGCGACTGCCCTTATCCGCTTTGACAACGGCGCAGTGCTGCACATAGAGGTCTCCTTCAGCCTGAACATACCTCAGGATGACGAGGAGAACGTGGAGATCTACGGCGACAAGGCCGGCGCTGTCCTGTTCCCCAACCTGACCATCTACACCCAGCAGAACAACTATCTGACCAACGTCACCCTGGCTCAGGGCGTTCCTCACGAGTTCCACAGCATGTTTGAGATCGAGACTGCCCACTTTATCAAGTGCGTCCGGGACGGCATAGAGTGCATCAACCCCGCCGAAGACGGCGTCGCTCTGATGAAGATACTGGATGCCGTTTACGAGTCCGCCCGCACGGGCCACGAAGTGATCATCAAATAA
- a CDS encoding ROK family protein: MNNILPIRNTDGGYAVGIDLGGTTVTASAVSHDGNILSRIEYPSLAKEGMDATCRQISEAADKAVKDAGLRKRDVIACGMGTPGVFDAPSGDMFFVPNFKEWDGKNLYQALAQHSGYKYYIGNDVNAAAFGEYFYGAGKESRAMVMFTMGTGIGSGVIIDGKPLRGVFASPEMGHIVISEDGPRCVCGARGCLEAYCGRDAIIARCLDKLQGGASSGITELQQDRITPKDIDIYAERGDELCLEVLRETGHYMGLGVANAINIFNPDLIVIGGGVGQSETLFEALKATAFRTAIPSLAEKCRVIQSPLDNMAGVLGAAGLAYRGEYA, encoded by the coding sequence ATGAACAACATCCTGCCCATTCGCAACACAGACGGAGGTTATGCCGTAGGCATAGACCTGGGAGGCACCACGGTGACCGCTTCGGCGGTGAGCCACGACGGCAACATCCTGAGCCGCATAGAATACCCTTCTCTTGCCAAGGAAGGCATGGACGCCACATGCCGCCAGATATCCGAGGCTGCCGACAAGGCGGTCAAGGACGCGGGGCTGAGAAAAAGAGACGTGATAGCCTGCGGCATGGGGACCCCGGGAGTATTTGACGCCCCCTCCGGCGATATGTTTTTTGTGCCCAACTTCAAGGAATGGGACGGCAAGAACCTGTACCAAGCCCTGGCGCAGCATTCCGGCTACAAATACTACATAGGCAACGACGTGAACGCGGCGGCCTTCGGCGAATACTTTTACGGCGCCGGCAAAGAATCCCGGGCCATGGTGATGTTCACCATGGGCACGGGCATAGGCAGCGGCGTGATCATAGACGGCAAGCCTCTGAGGGGCGTTTTTGCCTCTCCCGAGATGGGGCATATAGTCATCAGCGAAGACGGCCCCCGGTGCGTGTGCGGCGCCAGAGGCTGCCTGGAGGCCTACTGCGGAAGAGACGCCATCATAGCCCGCTGTCTGGACAAGCTGCAGGGCGGCGCCTCCTCCGGCATCACCGAGCTGCAGCAGGACCGGATCACGCCCAAGGACATAGATATCTACGCCGAAAGAGGCGACGAGCTGTGCCTGGAGGTGCTGAGGGAAACAGGCCATTACATGGGTCTGGGAGTAGCCAACGCCATCAATATATTCAATCCCGATCTGATAGTGATAGGCGGCGGCGTAGGACAATCGGAGACCCTGTTTGAGGCTCTGAAGGCCACGGCTTTCCGAACGGCAATCCCTTCCCTGGCGGAAAAATGCAGGGTGATACAGTCCCCTCTGGACAATATGGCCGGCGTGCTGGGCGCCGCCGGACTGGCCTACAGAGGCGAATACGCCTGA